One Flavobacterium sp. 90 DNA segment encodes these proteins:
- a CDS encoding DUF3820 family protein, translating into MEPDKKLLIKLAHTKMPFGKYEGWFLIDLPEYYVVWYQNKGFPKGELGQQLALVYELKLNGLEELIRNIKKQYPKPLK; encoded by the coding sequence ATGGAACCAGACAAAAAACTTCTTATAAAATTAGCTCATACTAAAATGCCTTTCGGAAAATACGAAGGATGGTTTTTAATTGATTTACCCGAATATTATGTCGTTTGGTATCAGAATAAGGGATTTCCTAAAGGAGAATTAGGCCAGCAATTAGCCCTTGTTTACGAACTAAAATTAAACGGATTAGAGGAATTAATCAGGAATATTAAGAAGCAATATCCAAAACCTTTAAAATAG
- a CDS encoding nitronate monooxygenase, with amino-acid sequence MNRITQLFNIKYPIIQGGMIWNSGYKLASAVSNAGGLGLIGAGSMYPEVLREHIQKCKKATDKPFGVNIPMLYPNIEEIMNIVVEEGVKIVFTSAGNPKTWTSFLKEKGITVVHVVSSSVFALKAQEAGVDAIVAEGFEAGGHNGRDETTTLTLIPMVKEKIEIPIIAAGGIATGRGMLATMILGADGVQVGSRFAASVESSSHDNFKQTIVNVKEGDTQLTLKELAPVRLIKNKFYQDVQNLYERCPSKEELTELLGRARAKKGMFEGDLEEGELEIGQIAGIIHEILPVEQIIKQMMADFEIACEEKSKFEF; translated from the coding sequence ATGAATAGAATTACGCAGCTTTTTAATATTAAATATCCAATTATTCAGGGAGGAATGATTTGGAACAGTGGTTATAAATTAGCTTCGGCAGTAAGTAATGCCGGAGGTTTGGGACTTATTGGTGCAGGTTCAATGTATCCGGAAGTTTTGAGAGAACATATTCAGAAATGCAAAAAAGCAACCGATAAACCTTTTGGTGTTAACATTCCGATGTTATATCCAAATATTGAAGAAATCATGAATATTGTGGTTGAAGAAGGCGTTAAAATCGTTTTTACTTCGGCAGGAAATCCTAAAACCTGGACTTCTTTTTTAAAAGAAAAAGGGATTACGGTTGTACATGTTGTGAGTAGCAGCGTTTTTGCTCTAAAAGCACAAGAAGCAGGAGTTGACGCAATTGTTGCAGAAGGTTTTGAAGCTGGAGGACACAATGGACGTGACGAAACAACAACGCTGACTTTGATTCCGATGGTAAAAGAAAAAATTGAGATTCCTATTATTGCTGCTGGAGGAATTGCAACAGGAAGAGGAATGTTGGCTACGATGATTTTGGGTGCTGATGGCGTTCAGGTTGGAAGTCGTTTTGCAGCATCTGTAGAATCGTCTTCACATGATAATTTCAAACAAACTATTGTGAATGTTAAGGAAGGTGATACACAATTGACTTTGAAAGAATTGGCACCGGTTCGATTGATTAAAAATAAGTTTTATCAGGATGTTCAAAATCTATATGAAAGATGTCCTTCTAAAGAAGAATTAACAGAACTTTTGGGCAGAGCAAGAGCCAAAAAAGGAATGTTTGAAGGCGATCTTGAAGAAGGTGAACTTGAAATTGGTCAAATAGCCGGAATTATCCATGAAATTTTGCCAGTAGAACAAATTATTAAACAAATGATGGCTGATTTTGAAATTGCTTGCGAAGAAAAGTCTAAATTTGAGTTTTAA
- the yidC gene encoding membrane protein insertase YidC codes for MEEKKFDLNSIIGFVLIFGILIWIMYQNQPSDKEIAAEKAKKELVAKQEAQAKADKTKTAVLPVAAATTPGDTVQLAQLQKSLGGFAYSATLPSAKEGFTTIENEKMILKIANKGGYIVEAKLKEFKRFEKNSGQIVELIKDNNSDLNIQLQTTDNRTLNSKDLYFEPTLTKNGADQILTMRLKAGANEFLEYKYILKPNDYLVGFDIRSQGLNKVLNSSKPLDLVWDLKSYRNEKSVSIEKRYAQIEYEYGDEKYSSVSHGVGKEDTPEKVSYIAFKQHFFTAILATDKPFEKSKLQSDDLVKDEAVDTTFIKQFKATVPLAFSNGEVDYKMSWYFGPSDYKTLKSYDKNFEKIIPLGWGIFGWINKWVFIPLFGFLSSTIGLSLGIAIIIFTIIIKLAMSPITYKSFLSQAKMKVLRPEITELGEKFKKDPMKKQQETMKLYNKAGVNPMAGCIPALIQLPFMYASFQFFPSAFELRQKSFLWADDLSSFDAVVKLPFHIPLYGDHISLFPIMAAIAIFFYMKMTSGDQQMAAPQQEGMPDMAKMMKIMIYVSPLMMLIFFNSYGAGLSLYNFISNLITIGIMFVIKNYIVDTDKIHAQIQENKLKEPKKQSKFQQRLQEVMEQQEAAKGQNKKK; via the coding sequence ATGGAAGAAAAAAAATTTGATCTTAATTCAATCATTGGTTTTGTATTGATATTTGGAATTTTGATTTGGATTATGTACCAAAATCAACCTTCTGATAAGGAGATTGCTGCTGAAAAAGCCAAGAAAGAATTAGTTGCTAAGCAAGAAGCTCAGGCAAAAGCTGATAAAACTAAAACAGCAGTTTTACCAGTTGCTGCAGCTACAACTCCTGGCGATACGGTACAATTAGCACAATTGCAAAAATCTTTAGGTGGTTTTGCTTATTCTGCTACACTTCCTTCTGCAAAAGAAGGTTTTACTACTATTGAAAACGAAAAGATGATACTAAAAATCGCTAATAAAGGTGGTTATATAGTGGAAGCTAAGTTGAAAGAATTTAAAAGATTTGAGAAAAATTCCGGACAAATAGTAGAATTAATTAAAGACAATAATTCTGATTTAAATATTCAGTTACAAACTACAGATAACAGAACTTTAAACTCTAAAGATCTATATTTTGAGCCAACGTTGACTAAAAATGGTGCAGACCAAATTTTGACAATGCGTTTGAAAGCCGGAGCAAATGAATTTTTAGAGTACAAATATATCTTGAAGCCAAACGATTATTTAGTCGGTTTTGATATTCGTTCTCAAGGATTGAATAAAGTTTTAAATTCTTCAAAACCATTAGATTTAGTTTGGGATTTGAAATCTTATAGAAACGAGAAAAGTGTTTCTATTGAAAAAAGATATGCTCAAATTGAATATGAGTATGGAGATGAGAAATACAGTTCAGTAAGTCATGGTGTAGGAAAAGAAGATACTCCTGAAAAAGTGAGTTACATCGCTTTCAAACAACACTTTTTTACTGCTATTTTAGCTACTGATAAACCATTCGAAAAGTCTAAGTTACAATCTGATGATTTAGTAAAAGATGAAGCAGTAGACACTACTTTTATCAAACAATTTAAAGCAACAGTTCCGTTAGCTTTTTCTAATGGAGAAGTTGATTATAAAATGAGCTGGTATTTTGGACCATCTGATTATAAAACTTTAAAATCATACGATAAAAACTTCGAAAAAATTATTCCATTAGGTTGGGGGATTTTTGGATGGATCAACAAATGGGTTTTCATTCCGTTATTTGGATTTTTGAGTTCTACAATTGGATTGTCATTAGGAATTGCGATTATCATCTTTACAATTATTATCAAATTGGCAATGTCGCCAATTACATATAAGTCTTTCTTGTCTCAGGCAAAAATGAAAGTTCTACGTCCTGAAATTACAGAATTGGGAGAAAAGTTCAAAAAAGACCCAATGAAGAAACAACAAGAAACGATGAAGTTGTACAACAAAGCAGGAGTAAACCCAATGGCAGGATGTATTCCGGCATTGATTCAGCTTCCGTTTATGTATGCGTCATTCCAGTTCTTCCCTTCAGCTTTTGAGTTAAGACAAAAAAGTTTCCTTTGGGCAGACGATTTATCATCTTTTGATGCTGTTGTAAAATTACCATTCCACATTCCGTTATATGGAGATCATATCAGTTTGTTCCCAATTATGGCTGCAATTGCGATTTTCTTCTATATGAAAATGACTTCTGGAGATCAACAAATGGCTGCGCCTCAACAAGAAGGAATGCCGGATATGGCAAAAATGATGAAAATCATGATTTATGTTTCGCCATTAATGATGTTAATTTTCTTTAATAGTTATGGTGCAGGTTTGAGTTTGTATAACTTTATTTCAAATTTAATTACAATCGGAATTATGTTTGTAATCAAAAATTATATCGTTGATACAGATAAAATTCACGCTCAAATTCAAGAGAACAAATTAAAAGAACCTAAAAAACAAAGCAAGTTTCAACAACGCCTTCAGGAAGTAATGGAGCAACAAGAAGCTGCAAAAGGTCAAAATAAAAAGAAATAA
- a CDS encoding S8 family serine peptidase gives MKHYYITLLLLVFTTVAFSQEDAWVYFKDKPNSQHFLDNPSEMLSARALERRTNQNISLDVTDVPVEETYITQVKAATGIVVMAQSKWMNALHIRGTQTDIVALKTLSFVDKVVFANRTLNTTGKKVSENKIAKTKDKLNTTIDYAYGNSANQIQMLNGQVLHQQNYTGSGKIIAVLDAGFPGVNTAQPFQKLITNNQILGGYDFVNRNDNFYTGDDHGTMVLSTIGGYKENALVGTAPSASFYLFITENDATENPVEESLWVEAAEKADYLGVDIITTSLGYFGFDDANYSHTYSDMNGVTNFISRGAEIAFSKGIVVLASAGNEGSTTEPHIGGPADAVSVITVGSVNATKVKAGSSSIGPSFDNRIKPDVMAQGAAAVVSDPNGNIGTANGTSFSCPIMAGMIACLWQAFPTKTNKEIRQMLLESSDRYSAPNNNYGYGIPNFGTTLGVEDFQNALSAFSVYPNPAETLVSFSFSQENYKASVKIYSVLGQKVIEKQITNQDPFLSVASLQSGLYFYAFDVDGLHKTGKIIKQ, from the coding sequence ATGAAGCACTATTACATTACACTTCTATTATTGGTTTTTACTACAGTTGCGTTTTCACAAGAAGATGCCTGGGTTTATTTTAAAGACAAACCAAATTCGCAGCACTTTTTAGATAATCCATCTGAAATGCTTTCTGCGCGTGCTTTAGAACGTAGAACCAATCAGAATATTTCTCTGGATGTTACGGATGTTCCTGTTGAAGAAACTTATATCACTCAGGTAAAAGCGGCCACAGGAATTGTTGTGATGGCACAATCGAAGTGGATGAATGCGCTTCATATTCGAGGAACTCAAACCGATATTGTGGCTTTAAAAACACTTTCGTTTGTTGATAAAGTAGTTTTTGCCAATAGAACTTTGAACACAACTGGTAAAAAAGTTTCTGAAAACAAAATAGCAAAGACAAAAGACAAGCTCAATACTACAATTGATTATGCTTACGGAAATTCAGCAAATCAAATTCAAATGCTCAATGGGCAAGTTTTGCATCAGCAAAATTATACTGGTTCAGGTAAAATAATTGCTGTTTTAGATGCTGGTTTTCCGGGTGTAAATACAGCTCAGCCGTTTCAAAAATTGATTACTAATAATCAGATTTTAGGGGGATATGATTTTGTAAACAGAAACGATAATTTCTATACAGGTGATGATCACGGTACAATGGTACTTTCTACGATTGGCGGTTATAAAGAAAATGCTTTGGTAGGAACGGCTCCAAGTGCGTCATTCTATTTATTTATAACAGAAAATGATGCCACTGAAAATCCTGTCGAAGAATCGCTTTGGGTAGAAGCGGCAGAAAAAGCGGATTACCTAGGAGTTGATATAATTACAACTTCGTTGGGATACTTTGGGTTTGATGATGCTAATTACAGTCATACTTATAGTGATATGAACGGTGTTACAAATTTCATTTCGCGTGGCGCCGAAATCGCTTTTAGCAAAGGGATTGTTGTGTTGGCTTCTGCAGGAAATGAAGGAAGTACCACAGAACCGCATATAGGAGGTCCGGCAGATGCAGTTTCAGTTATAACGGTTGGTTCTGTTAACGCTACAAAAGTAAAAGCAGGTTCAAGTTCTATTGGGCCAAGTTTTGATAATCGAATAAAACCCGATGTTATGGCGCAAGGTGCCGCAGCGGTTGTTTCTGATCCAAATGGAAATATCGGTACCGCAAACGGGACTTCATTTTCTTGCCCAATTATGGCAGGAATGATTGCGTGTTTGTGGCAGGCTTTTCCAACAAAAACGAACAAGGAAATCCGACAAATGTTATTGGAGTCTTCTGATCGCTATTCGGCACCAAATAATAATTACGGCTACGGAATTCCAAATTTTGGAACGACTTTGGGAGTAGAAGATTTTCAAAATGCACTTTCAGCTTTTTCAGTATATCCAAATCCTGCTGAAACTTTAGTTTCGTTTTCATTTTCACAGGAAAATTATAAGGCTTCGGTTAAAATTTATTCGGTTTTAGGACAAAAAGTAATCGAAAAACAAATCACAAATCAAGATCCATTTCTTTCTGTAGCATCTTTACAAAGCGGACTTTACTTTTATGCTTTTGATGTTGATGGTTTGCATAAAACAGGAAAGATAATTAAACAATAA
- the mnmA gene encoding tRNA 2-thiouridine(34) synthase MnmA, with amino-acid sequence MKRVVVGLSGGVDSSVAAYLLQQQGYEVIGLFMKNWHDDSVTISNECPWLEDSNDALLVAEKLGIPFQTVDLSEEYKEKIVDYMFNEYEKGRTPNPDVLCNREIKFDVFMKIALSLGADYVATGHYCQKNEIEVDGKPVYQLIAGADNNKDQSYFLCQLSQEQLAKSLFPIGALTKPEVREIAAEMDLVTAEKKDSQGLCFIGKVRLPEFLQQKLQPKEGKIVQIDKNDPIYAIEKPSGLSLEEELKLEAKKRDYLPTMGKVVGKHQGAHYFTIGQRKGLNVGGTTDPLFIIATDVETNTIYTGLTSLHPGLFKKALFIEKSEVHWIRTDLVLKVGETMDVMARIRYRQPLQKATLHQFEDGMYVQFEEGQSAITEGQFAAWYFDNELVGSGVIS; translated from the coding sequence ATGAAACGTGTAGTTGTTGGACTTTCTGGTGGAGTAGATTCTAGTGTTGCTGCTTATTTATTGCAACAACAAGGATACGAAGTTATTGGGCTTTTTATGAAAAACTGGCACGATGATTCCGTTACTATATCTAATGAATGTCCTTGGTTAGAGGATAGTAATGATGCTTTATTAGTGGCTGAAAAACTCGGAATACCGTTTCAAACTGTCGATTTAAGCGAAGAATACAAAGAAAAAATCGTTGATTATATGTTCAACGAATATGAAAAAGGAAGAACTCCAAATCCTGATGTGCTTTGTAATCGCGAAATCAAATTTGATGTTTTCATGAAAATTGCCTTAAGTCTTGGTGCTGATTATGTGGCAACGGGACATTATTGTCAAAAAAATGAAATCGAAGTGGATGGAAAGCCAGTTTATCAATTAATAGCCGGAGCAGATAATAATAAAGATCAATCGTATTTTTTATGTCAGTTATCGCAAGAGCAATTGGCTAAATCATTGTTTCCAATTGGGGCTTTGACCAAACCTGAAGTACGCGAAATTGCTGCAGAAATGGATTTGGTAACTGCAGAAAAGAAAGATTCTCAAGGATTATGTTTTATCGGGAAAGTTCGTTTACCGGAATTTCTACAACAAAAATTGCAGCCTAAAGAAGGTAAAATTGTTCAGATTGATAAAAACGATCCTATTTACGCTATCGAAAAACCATCTGGTTTATCATTAGAAGAAGAATTAAAATTAGAAGCTAAAAAGCGTGATTATCTTCCAACAATGGGAAAAGTGGTTGGAAAACATCAAGGTGCTCATTATTTTACAATTGGACAAAGAAAAGGTTTGAATGTTGGCGGAACAACAGATCCGTTGTTTATCATTGCTACAGATGTTGAAACTAATACTATTTATACTGGTTTAACAAGCCTTCATCCCGGATTATTCAAAAAAGCTTTATTTATCGAAAAATCTGAAGTACACTGGATTCGTACAGATTTAGTGTTAAAAGTTGGAGAAACAATGGACGTTATGGCGAGAATTCGTTACCGTCAGCCTTTACAAAAAGCAACTTTGCACCAATTTGAAGACGGAATGTACGTTCAGTTTGAAGAAGGGCAATCTGCAATTACTGAAGGTCAGTTTGCAGCTTGGTATTTCGATAATGAATTAGTTGGTTCGGGAGTAATTTCTTAG
- a CDS encoding DUF4956 domain-containing protein, whose product MDLNELSGRFLLLFFSILILYFFSNRKDNETINPLMVIVGLCTFSLCYLFTKIEIGVGIGFGLFAIFSILRFRTQSFTVNAIIFLFATITLSILDIMYPYEKIEVLLFFQIIIIGFYIVASVIVNKKASKYLNIVEVKIALESDFSLDNQAIRKSVQQKMNIDDFDFKIVNINTISNEIDLQVFY is encoded by the coding sequence ATGGATTTAAACGAACTTTCAGGAAGATTTCTATTGTTGTTTTTCTCAATTTTGATTTTGTATTTTTTCTCTAATAGAAAAGATAATGAAACCATAAATCCCTTGATGGTTATTGTTGGTCTTTGTACTTTTTCGCTTTGTTATTTGTTTACAAAAATCGAGATCGGCGTTGGAATTGGTTTTGGATTATTTGCTATTTTCTCCATTTTAAGATTCAGAACGCAGTCTTTTACTGTAAATGCAATTATCTTTTTGTTTGCTACAATTACACTTTCTATTTTGGATATTATGTATCCATATGAGAAAATAGAAGTGCTTCTGTTTTTTCAAATTATCATCATCGGATTTTATATCGTAGCTTCTGTTATAGTCAATAAAAAAGCTTCTAAATATTTGAATATAGTAGAAGTGAAAATTGCCTTAGAAAGTGATTTTTCTTTAGACAATCAAGCCATACGAAAGTCTGTTCAGCAAAAAATGAATATCGATGATTTTGATTTTAAAATTGTGAATATAAACACGATTTCAAATGAAATCGATCTTCAAGTATTCTATTGA
- a CDS encoding PEP/pyruvate-binding domain-containing protein, translating into MQKYIYSLFFLFIAVTLSAQRYSASLSNYGAYKAFRGKPLSDKFSNIESVKVIYDLKKQKMYYFNSSLILLHYDFVTNYLGYSQDLEVFNNENYSDTMKDRDFFLGNLNHIKGTEKWIFELAASDHMPIESIERFYNLIVKSTFIGSNLKFYLNNPTQMEWFQQQKFKIPCVKSDYIFNEIKYQEVVAGTNIGILKQYKIKDLEKIKPNPDEIIVLDGTPDILPNVRGIIVNELQTPLSHLVLLGKNRKIPIMAYTKALEDNNIKRLLSKKVELKIAIDTFYIRETTKKIEQKASTKKKKLIIDNSVTELVDLATIPKKGINYIGSKAQNMAYLIAISKETAFKTPEDAHAIPFYFYTKHIQKKSISPLISELLEYPHKDSTVWINHQLKKIRDAIKKEPVDPELITKLNETFKNAKFKNFRFRSSTNAEDLDDFNGAGLYDSKTGILGDSIKTFEKAIKQVWASVWNEASYNERELFGIDQHNIAMGVLVHRSFPDELANGVVITKNMFRENFPGITVNVQKGENSVVKPEKGEICEQFVAYHFNSGKDDTDFDVDYTSNSNLNNNEPLLSRKEMSRLFLVSSKIEEKMYRYWKKNRFHPVDIEFKIVGENRDLYIKQVRPFNE; encoded by the coding sequence ATGCAAAAATATATTTACAGTCTGTTTTTTCTATTCATTGCAGTTACTTTAAGTGCTCAAAGATACTCTGCGTCATTATCAAATTACGGCGCCTATAAAGCATTTAGAGGCAAACCTTTATCAGATAAATTTTCGAATATAGAATCTGTAAAAGTTATCTATGATCTCAAAAAACAAAAAATGTACTATTTCAATAGCAGTTTAATTCTTTTGCATTATGACTTTGTTACCAATTATTTAGGCTATAGCCAAGATTTAGAAGTCTTTAATAATGAGAATTATAGTGACACGATGAAAGACAGAGATTTTTTCCTGGGAAATCTCAATCACATCAAAGGAACCGAAAAATGGATTTTCGAATTAGCGGCTTCAGATCATATGCCAATTGAATCTATTGAACGCTTTTATAATTTAATCGTAAAATCGACTTTTATTGGTTCAAATTTAAAATTCTACCTGAATAATCCGACTCAAATGGAGTGGTTTCAGCAACAAAAATTTAAGATTCCTTGTGTGAAATCTGATTATATTTTTAATGAAATCAAGTATCAGGAAGTTGTTGCGGGAACAAATATTGGCATTCTAAAACAATATAAAATCAAAGACTTAGAAAAAATAAAACCAAATCCTGACGAAATCATTGTTTTAGACGGAACACCAGACATTTTGCCAAATGTAAGAGGAATTATTGTCAACGAATTACAAACGCCTTTAAGTCATTTAGTGCTTTTGGGCAAGAACAGAAAAATTCCGATAATGGCTTACACAAAAGCTTTAGAGGATAATAACATCAAAAGATTACTTTCAAAAAAAGTAGAATTAAAAATTGCAATTGATACTTTTTATATCAGAGAAACTACTAAAAAAATAGAGCAAAAAGCTTCGACAAAAAAGAAAAAACTAATCATTGATAATAGCGTTACTGAATTAGTAGATTTAGCTACAATTCCTAAAAAAGGAATAAACTACATTGGTTCTAAAGCTCAAAACATGGCTTATTTAATTGCTATTTCAAAAGAAACGGCATTTAAAACTCCTGAAGACGCACACGCAATTCCGTTTTATTTTTATACAAAACACATTCAGAAAAAATCAATTTCACCATTAATTTCTGAGCTTTTAGAGTATCCTCATAAAGATTCCACCGTTTGGATTAACCATCAATTGAAAAAGATTCGTGATGCAATTAAGAAAGAACCTGTAGATCCTGAATTAATTACAAAACTGAACGAAACCTTTAAAAATGCAAAGTTTAAAAACTTTAGATTCAGATCTTCTACAAATGCAGAGGATTTAGATGATTTTAATGGCGCCGGGTTATACGATTCTAAAACCGGAATTCTGGGAGATAGTATCAAAACATTCGAAAAAGCAATTAAACAAGTTTGGGCAAGCGTTTGGAATGAAGCTTCATATAACGAAAGAGAACTTTTTGGAATTGATCAGCATAATATTGCGATGGGAGTTCTGGTACATCGTTCTTTTCCGGATGAACTTGCAAATGGTGTTGTGATCACAAAAAATATGTTCCGGGAAAATTTCCCAGGCATTACAGTCAATGTTCAAAAAGGAGAAAACTCAGTTGTAAAACCCGAAAAAGGAGAAATCTGTGAGCAGTTTGTCGCCTATCATTTTAATTCAGGAAAAGATGACACCGATTTTGATGTAGATTATACCTCAAATTCCAACTTAAATAATAACGAACCTTTATTAAGCCGAAAAGAAATGAGCAGGCTTTTTCTTGTCAGCTCAAAAATCGAAGAAAAAATGTATCGTTATTGGAAAAAAAACAGATTTCATCCTGTAGATATAGAATTTAAAATTGTTGGAGAAAACAGGGATTTATATATTAAACAAGTTCGGCCTTTTAATGAATAA
- a CDS encoding CTP synthase translates to MNQTKYIFVTGGVTSSLGKGIIAASLAKLLQGRGYRTTIQKFDPYINVDPGTLNPYEHGECYVTDDGAETDLDLGHYERFLNVPTSQANNVTTGRVYLSVIEKERRGEFLGKTVQVVPHITNEIKDRMQLLGKSGDYDIVITEIGGTVGDIESLPYIESVRQLVWELGENNGIVIHLTLVPYLAAAGELKTKPTQHSVKTLMESGIKADILVCRTEHELSDELRNKLALFCNVKREAVIQSIDASTIYEVPNLMLEEGLDVVALKKLDLPKKAAPDLKNWNTFLRRLKNPKHTVNIGLIGKYVEMQDCYKSILEAFIHAGASNETKVNVISIHSEHINIDNVTEKLGPLDGVLVAPGFGERGIEGKIEAVRYARENNIPFFGICLGMQMSVIEYSRNILGYTDANSTEMNEKTPHPVVNLMEEQKTITDKGGTMRLGAWKCDIKPNTLAHRIYGQTTISERHRHRYEYNNKYADELQKAGLKASGVNPDTGLVEIVELENHPFFIGVQYHPEYKSTVANPHPIFVNFVAAAVNAHKKQ, encoded by the coding sequence ATGAATCAAACAAAATATATTTTTGTTACAGGCGGTGTGACTTCTTCTTTAGGAAAAGGTATTATCGCGGCATCTTTAGCAAAATTGTTACAAGGAAGAGGATATCGTACAACTATTCAAAAATTTGATCCGTACATAAATGTAGATCCAGGTACGTTAAATCCGTATGAGCACGGAGAATGTTATGTAACAGATGATGGTGCAGAAACAGATTTAGATTTAGGTCACTACGAGCGTTTTTTGAACGTTCCTACTTCTCAGGCGAATAACGTTACTACAGGAAGAGTTTATCTTTCGGTAATTGAAAAAGAAAGAAGAGGAGAATTTTTAGGAAAAACAGTTCAGGTTGTTCCTCATATTACAAACGAAATCAAAGACAGAATGCAATTGTTGGGTAAATCCGGCGATTATGATATTGTTATTACTGAAATTGGAGGAACTGTTGGTGATATTGAGTCACTACCTTATATTGAGTCTGTTCGTCAGTTAGTTTGGGAATTAGGAGAAAATAACGGAATTGTTATTCATTTGACTTTGGTTCCTTATTTGGCTGCTGCAGGAGAGTTAAAAACAAAACCTACACAGCACTCGGTAAAAACTTTGATGGAAAGTGGTATCAAAGCAGATATCTTGGTTTGTAGAACAGAGCATGAACTTTCTGATGAATTGCGTAACAAATTAGCGTTGTTTTGCAACGTAAAAAGAGAAGCGGTAATTCAGTCAATTGATGCTTCAACAATATATGAAGTTCCAAATTTAATGCTTGAAGAAGGATTAGATGTTGTGGCTTTAAAGAAATTAGATTTACCTAAAAAAGCAGCTCCGGATTTAAAAAACTGGAATACTTTTTTACGCAGATTAAAAAATCCAAAACATACCGTAAATATTGGTTTGATTGGTAAATATGTAGAAATGCAGGATTGTTACAAATCTATTTTGGAGGCGTTTATTCATGCAGGAGCTTCAAATGAAACTAAAGTAAACGTAATTTCAATACACTCAGAACACATTAATATTGATAATGTTACTGAAAAATTAGGGCCTCTTGACGGAGTTTTAGTAGCACCTGGTTTTGGAGAAAGAGGTATTGAAGGAAAAATCGAAGCCGTTCGTTATGCACGTGAAAATAATATTCCATTTTTCGGAATTTGTTTAGGAATGCAAATGTCTGTTATCGAATATTCAAGAAATATTTTAGGTTATACTGATGCCAATTCTACAGAGATGAATGAGAAAACTCCTCATCCGGTTGTTAATTTAATGGAAGAACAAAAAACAATTACTGATAAAGGTGGAACAATGCGTCTTGGTGCTTGGAAATGTGATATTAAACCAAACACTTTAGCACACAGAATCTACGGGCAAACGACTATTTCAGAGCGTCACCGTCATCGTTATGAGTACAATAATAAATATGCTGATGAATTACAAAAGGCAGGTTTAAAAGCTTCTGGAGTTAATCCTGATACAGGTTTAGTAGAAATTGTAGAGCTTGAGAATCACCCGTTTTTCATTGGTGTTCAATACCACCCGGAATACAAAAGTACAGTGGCAAACCCACATCCAATTTTTGTAAACTTTGTGGCTGCTGCAGTAAATGCACATAAAAAACAATAA